From the Apus apus isolate bApuApu2 chromosome 4, bApuApu2.pri.cur, whole genome shotgun sequence genome, one window contains:
- the MCU gene encoding calcium uniporter protein, mitochondrial isoform X2, producing MAGRALPLLLCRRPACFPPLARRRQHQHRTVHQRLSPWQSVRVVYCSTVVPSDEVTVVYHNGLPVISVSLPSRRERCQFTLKPISDSVGVFLQQLRAEDRGIDRVAIYSADGTRVASSTGIDLLLLDDFKLSINDVTYHVRPPKRELLSHENATTLNDVKTLVQQLYTALCIEEHQLNKEKELIGRLEELKEQLAPLEKVRMELSRKAEKRTTLVLWGGLAYMATQFGILARLTWWEYSWDIMEPVTYFITYGSAMAMYAYFVMTRQEYVYPDARDRQYLLFFHKGAKKTRFDLEKYNQLKDAIAQAELDLKRLRDPLQVHLPIQQIDEKD from the exons GTGCACCAGAGGCTTTCTCCTTGGCAGAGCGTGAGGGTGGTCTATTGCAGTACAGTAGTGCCCTCTGATG AAGTGACAGTGGTTTACCACAATGGGTTACCTGTGATTTCTGTGAGCCTTCCATCCCGGCGTGAACGTTGCCAGTTCACACTTAAGCCCATCTCAGACTCTGTTGGTGTGTTCTTACAACAGCTGCGAGCAGAGGACCGAGGCATCGATCGGGTGGCAATCTACTCAGCAG ATGGCACACGTGTCGCCTCCTCCACAGGCATAGATTTGCTCCTGCTGGATGACTTCAAACTGAGCATTAATGATGTCACATACCATGTTAGACCACCAAAGAGAG agctCTTAAGCCATGAAAATGCAACGACGCTGAATGATGTCAAGACATTGGTTCAGCAGTTGTATACTGCCCTGTGCATTGAGGAGCACCAGCTGAACAAAGAGAAGGAGCTGATAGGGAGACTAgaggagctgaaggagcagcTAGCACCACTAGAAAAA GTAAGGATGGAGctcagcaggaaagcagagaaaaggacAACCTTGGTGTTGTGGGGAGGCTTGGCCTACATGGCCACTCAGTTTGGGATTCTGGCCCGCCTGACCTGGTGGGAATACTCTTGGGACATTATGGAACCAGTCACCTATTTCATCACCTATGGTAGTGCCATGGCCATGTATGCTTATTTCGTAATGACTCGCCAG GAATATGTTTATCCAGATGCCAGAGACAGACAGTActtattatttttccataaagGAGCCAAAAAGACACGATTTGATCTAGAGAAATACAATCAACTCAAGGATGCAATTGCTCAG GCAGAATTGGACCTTAAGAGGCTTCGAGACCCACTGCAGGTTCACCTGCCCATCCAGCAAATTGATGAGAAGGACTGA
- the MCU gene encoding calcium uniporter protein, mitochondrial isoform X1, whose protein sequence is MAGRALPLLLCRRPACFPPLARRRQHQHRTVHQRLSPWQSVRVVYCSTVVPSDEVTVVYHNGLPVISVSLPSRRERCQFTLKPISDSVGVFLQQLRAEDRGIDRVAIYSADGTRVASSTGIDLLLLDDFKLSINDVTYHVRPPKRELLSHENATTLNDVKTLVQQLYTALCIEEHQLNKEKELIGRLEELKEQLAPLEKVRMELSRKAEKRTTLVLWGGLAYMATQFGILARLTWWEYSWDIMEPVTYFITYGSAMAMYAYFVMTRQEYVYPDARDRQYLLFFHKGAKKTRFDLEKYNQLKDAIAQNWTLRGFETHCRFTCPSSKLMRRTDQQRSSEPRQQTCS, encoded by the exons GTGCACCAGAGGCTTTCTCCTTGGCAGAGCGTGAGGGTGGTCTATTGCAGTACAGTAGTGCCCTCTGATG AAGTGACAGTGGTTTACCACAATGGGTTACCTGTGATTTCTGTGAGCCTTCCATCCCGGCGTGAACGTTGCCAGTTCACACTTAAGCCCATCTCAGACTCTGTTGGTGTGTTCTTACAACAGCTGCGAGCAGAGGACCGAGGCATCGATCGGGTGGCAATCTACTCAGCAG ATGGCACACGTGTCGCCTCCTCCACAGGCATAGATTTGCTCCTGCTGGATGACTTCAAACTGAGCATTAATGATGTCACATACCATGTTAGACCACCAAAGAGAG agctCTTAAGCCATGAAAATGCAACGACGCTGAATGATGTCAAGACATTGGTTCAGCAGTTGTATACTGCCCTGTGCATTGAGGAGCACCAGCTGAACAAAGAGAAGGAGCTGATAGGGAGACTAgaggagctgaaggagcagcTAGCACCACTAGAAAAA GTAAGGATGGAGctcagcaggaaagcagagaaaaggacAACCTTGGTGTTGTGGGGAGGCTTGGCCTACATGGCCACTCAGTTTGGGATTCTGGCCCGCCTGACCTGGTGGGAATACTCTTGGGACATTATGGAACCAGTCACCTATTTCATCACCTATGGTAGTGCCATGGCCATGTATGCTTATTTCGTAATGACTCGCCAG GAATATGTTTATCCAGATGCCAGAGACAGACAGTActtattatttttccataaagGAGCCAAAAAGACACGATTTGATCTAGAGAAATACAATCAACTCAAGGATGCAATTGCTCAG AATTGGACCTTAAGAGGCTTCGAGACCCACTGCAGGTTCACCTGCCCATCCAGCAAATTGATGAGAAGGACTGATCAGCAAAGAAGCTCTGAACCCCGGCAACAAACCTGTTCATAG